A genome region from Actinomycetota bacterium includes the following:
- the mog gene encoding molybdopterin adenylyltransferase gives MRLKDVKVGILTISDKGSRGEREDTSGPEIRRIVEAEGAKVISYQVIADERYLIEERLVYLADFDEAELIFTTGGTGFAPRDVTPEATLAVIERLVPGFVEAIRHASLQITPHAMLSRAVSGIRGTTVIVNLPGSPKAVRESIEVILPALPHAIEVLKGNTEDCAGHAH, from the coding sequence ATGAGGCTTAAAGACGTAAAAGTCGGCATTTTAACGATAAGCGACAAAGGGTCGCGGGGCGAGCGCGAGGATACAAGCGGCCCCGAGATACGGCGCATCGTCGAGGCCGAGGGCGCTAAGGTAATATCGTACCAGGTAATCGCCGATGAGCGGTACCTTATCGAAGAGCGGCTGGTCTACCTCGCCGACTTCGACGAGGCGGAGCTTATCTTTACGACCGGGGGCACCGGGTTTGCGCCGCGCGATGTGACGCCCGAGGCGACGCTCGCCGTCATCGAACGGCTCGTGCCCGGCTTTGTCGAGGCCATCCGCCACGCTAGTCTCCAAATCACTCCTCACGCGATGCTCTCGCGTGCCGTCAGCGGCATCCGGGGCACCACCGTCATCGTCAACCTGCCCGGTAGCCCGAAGGCGGTGCGCGAGTCCATAGAGGTCATCTTGCCGGCGCTCCCGCACGCCATAGAGGTACTCAAAGGCAACACCGAAGACTGCGCCGGGCATGCGCATTAA
- the moaC gene encoding cyclic pyranopterin monophosphate synthase MoaC — MADRWKIVEEELKVLTHFNKEGRARMVDVGAKEITARTAIARGMVAMKPETMQLIRDGAIEKGDVLNVAQVAGVMAAKKTCDIIPMCHPLRITAVDINFSKLSETELGIIATVKTMDRTGVEMEALTAVSVAALTVYDMCKAVDKGMLIGGIELVEKTGGK; from the coding sequence ATGGCGGACCGCTGGAAGATAGTCGAGGAAGAACTCAAAGTGTTGACGCATTTCAACAAAGAAGGTCGGGCGCGGATGGTCGACGTGGGCGCCAAAGAGATAACGGCGCGCACCGCAATCGCGCGCGGAATGGTGGCGATGAAGCCCGAGACGATGCAGCTCATAAGGGATGGGGCCATCGAGAAAGGGGATGTTCTAAACGTCGCGCAGGTCGCGGGAGTCATGGCGGCCAAGAAGACCTGCGACATCATCCCGATGTGCCACCCGTTGCGGATAACCGCGGTCGACATCAATTTTTCGAAGTTGAGTGAGACGGAACTCGGCATCATCGCGACGGTCAAGACTATGGACAGGACCGGCGTCGAGATGGAGGCCTTGACCGCGGTCTCGGTCGCCGCGCTTACCGTCTACGACATGTGCAAAGCGGTCGACAAGGGGATGCTCATCGGCGGCATCGAGCTGGTCGAAAAGACCGGCGGTAAGTAG
- a CDS encoding MOSC domain-containing protein: MNKTAKIISINISEKKGMRKKPVAGATAVVGHGLEGDAHAADWHRQVSLLARESIDKMVSMGLSVGPGDFAENLTTTGIDLPAMPIGTRLKVGEDVVLEVTQIGKECHTRCAVYRQAGDCVMPKEGIFARVIEGGPLKTGDTVKVGGSGDSYEA, encoded by the coding sequence ATGAACAAAACAGCGAAAATCATATCTATTAATATAAGCGAGAAGAAAGGCATGCGTAAAAAGCCGGTCGCCGGGGCGACGGCCGTCGTTGGCCACGGCCTCGAGGGCGACGCGCACGCCGCCGATTGGCACCGCCAGGTAAGCCTTCTCGCGCGGGAGAGTATCGACAAGATGGTCTCGATGGGTTTGTCGGTGGGGCCGGGTGATTTTGCCGAGAACCTGACTACGACCGGCATCGACCTGCCGGCGATGCCCATAGGAACAAGGCTGAAGGTCGGCGAGGATGTTGTTTTAGAGGTAACCCAAATCGGGAAGGAATGTCATACCAGGTGTGCCGTCTATCGGCAAGCCGGCGATTGTGTCATGCCGAAAGAGGGCATTTTCGCCCGCGTGATCGAGGGCGGGCCGCTCAAAACGGGCGACACCGTTAAGGTCGGGGGGTCGGGGGATAGCTATGAGGCTTAA
- a CDS encoding DNA topoisomerase I, translating to MKLIVTEKNISAEKIAKILSGGKAKTEKIYTVPVYRYTVRGKETAVIGLKGNILQVDFPSEYSNWQSVAPESLIDADIIKVPMQKQIIKAMQKLAKDAGDVIIATDFDREGEVIGLDAVNLIKEVNPKVKVKRARFSAITKQEIEKSFSELDELYLNLANAGRARQDIDLIWGATLTRFISLASLRLGRQFLGVGRVQSPTLALIVQREKERDAFVIEPYWQIKAEFEHDKEAFLASHKTEKFWDKAAAQAVMDRLKGAKSGTVTTVSSTQRETAPPAPFNTTAFLTTAASVGLSTANSMRIAEGLYMRGFISYPRVDNTVYPPSLNLRELLEMLEESPQLGKLATELLKQKELKPTRGKKFATDHPPIHPTGVPVKDQLDAQEWKVYELVVRRFYATLAPVSISESMRIDIDANGEPFFVRGSRVLEAGWLKYYHYSRKKDEEVPAVKEGDTVALNDTVLEEKETQPPARYSQGKLIQKMEDLGLGTKATRHEIIKNLYDRGYVHSDPIQPTETGMAVADALLKYAERIARPEMTSDLEDDMDAIAKGETDKGEVIDRSRKMLADIMVALNSKKEELSAEIRAGIREDKILGPCPRPDCGGQLKIIRAKKSRKRFAGCSNYPECDRSYPLPQFGEIVALGDTCAPCGTPKIKVMSGKGRPWTLCLDPQCETKEKKEKVAAVAE from the coding sequence ATGAAGCTGATTGTCACAGAGAAGAATATCTCCGCGGAAAAAATCGCCAAGATACTGTCGGGTGGAAAAGCAAAGACTGAAAAGATCTATACCGTTCCGGTCTATCGCTATACGGTCAGGGGCAAAGAGACGGCCGTCATAGGCCTTAAAGGGAATATCCTCCAAGTCGATTTCCCGTCGGAGTATAGCAACTGGCAGAGCGTGGCGCCTGAGTCGCTAATCGACGCCGACATTATCAAAGTGCCGATGCAGAAACAAATCATCAAAGCGATGCAGAAGTTGGCCAAAGACGCCGGCGATGTCATCATCGCTACCGACTTCGACCGCGAGGGCGAGGTCATCGGACTCGACGCCGTCAATCTCATCAAAGAAGTCAACCCGAAGGTCAAGGTCAAACGGGCGCGGTTTTCGGCTATCACCAAGCAGGAGATAGAGAAATCCTTTAGCGAACTCGACGAATTATATCTCAACCTGGCCAACGCGGGCAGGGCGAGACAGGATATCGATTTGATTTGGGGAGCGACGCTTACCAGGTTCATCTCGTTGGCCTCCCTGAGGCTCGGCCGCCAATTTCTGGGTGTCGGACGGGTTCAGAGCCCGACGCTGGCGCTCATAGTACAGAGAGAGAAAGAGCGCGATGCTTTCGTAATCGAGCCGTATTGGCAGATAAAAGCCGAGTTCGAGCACGACAAAGAAGCGTTTTTGGCGAGCCATAAGACCGAAAAGTTCTGGGATAAGGCCGCGGCGCAAGCCGTTATGGATAGATTAAAGGGCGCGAAGTCGGGAACCGTCACTACGGTGTCGAGCACGCAGCGGGAGACCGCACCGCCGGCGCCGTTTAACACGACCGCGTTTTTGACGACCGCGGCAAGCGTCGGGCTTTCGACGGCGAATTCGATGCGTATCGCCGAGGGTCTCTATATGCGCGGGTTTATCAGCTACCCAAGGGTAGACAACACCGTATACCCGCCGTCGCTTAACTTGCGCGAGCTGCTCGAGATGCTCGAAGAGAGCCCGCAATTGGGCAAGCTTGCCACCGAGCTTCTGAAGCAAAAAGAGCTTAAGCCGACGCGCGGCAAGAAGTTCGCGACGGACCACCCGCCGATACACCCGACCGGTGTGCCGGTCAAAGACCAGCTCGACGCGCAGGAGTGGAAGGTATACGAACTCGTTGTGCGCAGGTTCTACGCGACGCTCGCCCCGGTCTCGATCTCGGAGAGCATGCGAATAGATATCGATGCCAACGGCGAGCCGTTCTTCGTGCGCGGAAGCCGCGTGCTGGAGGCGGGGTGGCTCAAGTACTATCACTACTCGCGCAAGAAGGACGAGGAGGTACCGGCGGTCAAAGAGGGGGACACGGTCGCCCTAAACGACACCGTGCTCGAAGAGAAAGAGACGCAGCCGCCCGCGCGCTACAGCCAGGGCAAGCTGATTCAAAAGATGGAAGACCTCGGCCTCGGCACCAAAGCGACCAGGCACGAGATAATAAAGAACCTCTACGACCGGGGTTATGTCCACAGCGACCCCATCCAGCCGACCGAGACCGGTATGGCGGTAGCCGATGCGCTCCTTAAATACGCCGAGCGCATCGCCCGGCCCGAGATGACCTCGGACCTCGAAGACGACATGGACGCCATCGCCAAGGGCGAGACCGATAAGGGCGAAGTAATCGACCGCTCGCGCAAGATGCTCGCCGACATCATGGTCGCCCTGAACAGTAAGAAAGAGGAGCTGAGCGCGGAGATTCGCGCCGGTATCCGCGAAGATAAGATTCTCGGGCCGTGCCCGCGACCGGACTGCGGCGGCCAACTCAAGATAATCCGGGCCAAGAAGAGCCGCAAGCGCTTCGCGGGATGCTCGAACTACCCGGAATGCGACCGCTCGTATCCGCTCCCGCAATTCGGTGAGATAGTGGCGCTCGGCGATACGTGCGCGCCGTGCGGCACGCCGAAGATAAAGGTGATGTCGGGCAAGGGCCGCCCCTGGACGCTCTGTCTCGACCCGCAGTGCGAGACCAAAGAGAAGAAGGAAAAGGTCGCGGCGGTCGCGGAGTAA